DNA sequence from the bacterium genome:
TTCGAGCTCGTCGACAACGCCATCGACGAGGCCCAGGCCGGCTACTGCTCGAAGATCATGGTCACGATCCATACCGACAACACCGTCACGGTCGAGGATGACGGGCGCGGGATTCCGGTCGATATGCACAAGGCGGAAGGCCGTTCGGCCGCCGAAGTCATCATGACCGAGCTTCACTCCGGCGGTAAGTTCGACAACAACTCCTACAAAGTCTCCGGCGGTCTTCACGGCGTTGGCGTCTCGGTCGTCAACGCTCTTTCGGAGCGGCTGGAGCTCGAGATCAAGCGTGACGACAAAGTCTGGTTTCAGACCTATCAGCGTGGGCTCCCCGACGAGGGCATCCAGCCGATCGGCAAAACCAAGAAGACCGGCACCAAGGTGACCTTCACTCCGGATCACGAAATCTTCACCAGCACCGACTTCCACTACGAAACGCTTGCCCAGCGTCTCCGCGAGCTGGCGTTCCTGAATCGTGGGGCTCACATCGAGCTTCTCGATGAGCGCAGCGACAAGAAAGCCGCGTTCAATTATGCCGGCGGCATTCAGAGCTTTGTCGAACACCTGAATCGAAACAAGACGTCGCTGCACAAGAAGCCGATCCACCTCGAAGACAACCGTGATGACGAGGCCGACGGTGAACGGGTGGAGGTGGCCATGCAGTGGAACGACGGCTACCAGGAGCAGATCTTTTCGTTCACCAACACGATCAACAATCGCGACGGTGGCACCCACTTGTCCGGGTTCAAGGCCGCACTGACGAGAACCGTCAACGTCTACGCCAAAGCGGCCGGACTGCTCAAGAACGGCAAGGACAACCTGAGTGGAGACGACATTCGCGAAGGGCTGACGGCCGTGGTCTCGATCAAGATCAAAGACCCGAAGTTCTCGAGTCAGACCAAGGACAAGCTCGTGTCTTCCGAGGTCAAGGGCTGGGTGGAGCAGGTGGTCAACGAAAGCCTCGGGAACTTTCTCGAGGAGAATCCCAAGGTAGCGAAGAGGGTCATTTCCAAGTGCCTGGAGGCGGCTCGAGCGCGGGAGGCCGCGCGTAAGGCTCGCGAGCTCACGCGTCGCAAGGGAGCTCTGGGGTCCTCGAGCCTGCCCGGCAAGCTCGCCGATTGCAGTGAACGCAATCCGGAGTTCTCGGAGCTCTTTTTGGTCGAGGGAGAGTCGGCGGGCGGCACCGCAAAACAAGGGCGAGATCGCACTTTTCAGGCCGTACTGCCGCTCAAGGGCAAGATCCTGAATGTCGAAAAGGCGCGATTCGACAAGATGCTCTCTTCGGAGGAGATCAAGACGCTGATCTCGGCGTTGGGCACCGGCATCGGCAAAGACGATTTCGACGTCGCCAAGCTCAGGTACCACAAGCTGATCATCATGTGCGATGCCGATGTCGACGGCAGTCACATCCGAACGCTGATTCTGACTTTCTTCTACCGGCAGATGCCCGAGATCATCGAGCGAGGTCACCTCTATATCGCTCAACCGCCGCTGTACAAGGTCGCTGAGGGGCGCAAGGAGAAATACCTCAAGGACGACGAGGAGTACCAGGAGTTCCTGGTGCAGAGAATCCAGGACAGCTGGGAGTTGGATATCCGCTCGAACGGCAACAAGAAAGAACATAAGGGTGCGCGCCTGGCCACGTTTCTTACCAAGACCGACCAGTTTCTGCGCGATCTCGATCGGCTTTCGGCCAGGGGATATCCCAAGGACGCCCTGCGAACCGCGCTTCTACATGGCCTCACCAACCGCGAGGCGCTGGCGGACCGAAAACGGGTCCAGATGGTCGCTCAGATCATCGAGGCTTCGGGTTTTCACGCCGTGGATGTGGAGGAGGACGAAGAGCACGGAACCTCGGTGATTTCCTTCGTCAGCCGGCGGGATGGCGTCGAACGGAGGGTCCGTTTCGATTGGGAGCTGATTTCGGCCGCGGAGTATCGCTCGATGCACCGCAACAAGGTCGGAATGGCCGCGATCGAGGCGGACGAGTTCATACTGCGCCAAGGAGATGAAGAGACCCAGTACTTGACCCTCGAGGAAACGCTCGAAGCAATCCTGGACGGTGCCAAGAAGGGGCTTTCAGTTCAGCGCTACAAGGGCTTGGGCGAGATGAACGCCGAGCAACTCTGGGTGACGACGATGAATCCTGAAAAGCGCCGCCTGCTCAAGGTCTCCGTTGAGGACGAGGTTGGCGCCGATGAGATCTTTACCGTTCTCATGGGTGACCAGGTGCAACCGCGCCGTGAGTTCATCATCTCGAACGCACTCAACGTGGTGAATCTCGACATCTAGGTGGTCGGCCTAGCGGACAAAAGGTAAGCGAGGAATGAGCGAGCAAGATCGACTGCTTCCGTTCGACGATTCCGTGGTCGTCGATATCGAAGATGAAATGAAGCGCAGCTACATCGATTACGCCATGAGCGTGATCGTGGGCCGAGCGCTGCCCGATGTTCGTGACGGTTTGAAGCCGGTCCATCGGCGAGTTCTCTACGGCATGTGGGAGAGCGGCAACCGCTCGAACCGACCGTACAAGAAGTCGGCTCGCATTGTCGGTGACGTCATGGGTAAGTACCACCCCCATGGCGACTCGGCGATCTACGACACGGTAGTGCGTTTGGCGCAGGACTTTTCCATGCGCTATCCACTGGTCGACGGTCAGGGCAACTTCGGATCCATAGATGGTGACAGTGCGGCGGCGATGCGCTACACCGAAGTTCGGCTCACGAAACTGGCCGAGGAGACCCTGCGCGAGGACATCGACAAGGAAACCGTAGATTGGGTGCTCAACTACGACGGCTCACTGCAGGAGCCGGTGGTGTTGCCCGCCCGTGTCCCGAACCTCCTGGTCAACGGCGCCGCCGGTATTGCGGTGGGTATGGCCACCAACATTCCCCCGCACAACTTGGCGGAGATCATCGACGCGCTGGTGCTTCTCATCGACCAGCGCGACGCCGGCATGGAGGATCTGCTCCGGGTCGTTCCAGGACCGGATTTTCCGACTGCGGGATTCATCCATGGCAGACAGGGCATCCGCAATGCCTATGCCACCGGGCGCGGCAGCATCCAGGTGCGGGCGCGGGCGGCCATCGAGACCCGAAAGCGGGGCGACAAGCAGTCGATCATCATCACCGAGCTGCCGTACCAGGTGAACAAGGCCAGGCTGCTGGAGAAGATCGCGGACCTGGTTCATCAGAAGAGGATCGAGGGGATCACAGACCTGCGCGACGAATCCGATCGCGACGGTATTCGGATCGTCGTGGATATCAAGCGCGAACAGATCGCCGAGATCATCCTCAACAAGCTCTACAAGCTGACTCCGATGCAAACCACCTTCGGGATCATCTTGCTGGCGATCGTCGACAACCAGCCCAGGGTGTTGAACCTGCTCGAGATGCTCGAGCATTTCCTGGATCACCGCAAAACCGTGGTGGTTCGACGAACTCGCTACGATTTGCGCAAAGCCGAAGAGCGAGCTCACATCCTCGAGGGAATCCTCAAGGCCCTCGACCAGCTCGACGAGATCATCACCGCGATTCGTTCGAGCCGCACTCCGGCGGGGGCAAGGGAGCGCCTGATTGCCGAGTTCTCGCTGAGCGAGCCCCAGGCCCAGGCGATCCTGGACATGCGGTTGCAGAAGCTCACCGGCCTCGAGCGCGAGAAGGTGGTCGAGGAGTACAAGGAACTCACCGCTCTGATCGAGCGCCTCAGAGCTCTGCTTGCGTCCGACGAACTGGTCTTGGCCCAGATTCGCCAGGAGCTGCTCGAGATCCGGAAGAGCTACGGCGATCCGCGGCGTACCGAGATCATCTCCGAGAAGGAAGACATCACGGTCGAAGACATGATTGCCGACGAGAAGATGGTGATCACCGTGACCAATGCGGGTTACGTTAAGCGGTCCCCGCTGTCGCTCTACCGAGCGCAAAATCGGGGCGGTAAGGGTCGGCGGGGCATGGTGGCGAAAGAGGGCGACTTCGTCGAGCATCTCTACGTCGCCACCGCGCACAGCTACATTCTGGTTTTCACCGAAACGGGACAGGTCCACTGGCTCAAGGTTCACGAGATTCCGCAGATGGGTCCGGCCTCGCGAGGCAAGGCGATCGTCAACCTGCTCCACCTGGCCGGCGACGAGAGAGTCGCGACGACGGTAGCCGTGCGTGAGTTCACAGAGGACCAGTTCCTGGTTTTTGCGACCGAGAGCGGGACCATCAAGAAGACCGCGCTCATGGAGTACTCGCGACCCCGTGCCGGTGGCATTCGGGCGATCAACGTTGACGAGGGCGACCGGCTCCTGGGGGTCCGCATGACCGATGGCTCGAGGTCCATCCTGCTGGCAACGGCAAAGGGCTTCGCGATCCGATTCGCCGAGTCGGACGCCAGGCCGATGGGCCGGGCCACGAGGGGGGTGCGCGGAATCCGTCTCCGCAAGGACGATCGAGTGGTCGCCATGGAGTCTCTCGACCCCGAGGGCGGCGAGCTCTTGTCGCTGACCGCGCGTGGAGTCGGCAAACGCACCGTGGCCTCTCAGTACCGCATCCAGAGCCGCGGCGGCAAGGGGATCATAAACCTCAAGGTCTCGGAGAAGACCGGGGAGGTCATAGGCACTCGCCAGGTCGTGGCGAACGATGGCCTGATGTTGATCACCCAGGAGGGCAAGATCATTCGGATCGGAGTCGACGGCGTGCGCGTCAGTGGCCGCTCGACTCAGGGGGTCAAGCTCATGGACCTCGGTGCCGACGACCGGGTGGTGGCGGTCGCGAAGCTCGCCGAACGAAACGA
Encoded proteins:
- the gyrA gene encoding DNA gyrase subunit A, translating into MLPFDDSVVVDIEDEMKRSYIDYAMSVIVGRALPDVRDGLKPVHRRVLYGMWESGNRSNRPYKKSARIVGDVMGKYHPHGDSAIYDTVVRLAQDFSMRYPLVDGQGNFGSIDGDSAAAMRYTEVRLTKLAEETLREDIDKETVDWVLNYDGSLQEPVVLPARVPNLLVNGAAGIAVGMATNIPPHNLAEIIDALVLLIDQRDAGMEDLLRVVPGPDFPTAGFIHGRQGIRNAYATGRGSIQVRARAAIETRKRGDKQSIIITELPYQVNKARLLEKIADLVHQKRIEGITDLRDESDRDGIRIVVDIKREQIAEIILNKLYKLTPMQTTFGIILLAIVDNQPRVLNLLEMLEHFLDHRKTVVVRRTRYDLRKAEERAHILEGILKALDQLDEIITAIRSSRTPAGARERLIAEFSLSEPQAQAILDMRLQKLTGLEREKVVEEYKELTALIERLRALLASDELVLAQIRQELLEIRKSYGDPRRTEIISEKEDITVEDMIADEKMVITVTNAGYVKRSPLSLYRAQNRGGKGRRGMVAKEGDFVEHLYVATAHSYILVFTETGQVHWLKVHEIPQMGPASRGKAIVNLLHLAGDERVATTVAVREFTEDQFLVFATESGTIKKTALMEYSRPRAGGIRAINVDEGDRLLGVRMTDGSRSILLATAKGFAIRFAESDARPMGRATRGVRGIRLRKDDRVVAMESLDPEGGELLSLTARGVGKRTVASQYRIQSRGGKGIINLKVSEKTGEVIGTRQVVANDGLMLITQEGKIIRIGVDGVRVSGRSTQGVKLMDLGADDRVVAVAKLAERNEGDDLAEGGEEEPAELAQLTTTPAEPDAE
- the gyrB gene encoding DNA topoisomerase (ATP-hydrolyzing) subunit B, which codes for MTSGYTADSIKVLKGLEAVRKRPGMYIGDTDDGSGLHHLVFELVDNAIDEAQAGYCSKIMVTIHTDNTVTVEDDGRGIPVDMHKAEGRSAAEVIMTELHSGGKFDNNSYKVSGGLHGVGVSVVNALSERLELEIKRDDKVWFQTYQRGLPDEGIQPIGKTKKTGTKVTFTPDHEIFTSTDFHYETLAQRLRELAFLNRGAHIELLDERSDKKAAFNYAGGIQSFVEHLNRNKTSLHKKPIHLEDNRDDEADGERVEVAMQWNDGYQEQIFSFTNTINNRDGGTHLSGFKAALTRTVNVYAKAAGLLKNGKDNLSGDDIREGLTAVVSIKIKDPKFSSQTKDKLVSSEVKGWVEQVVNESLGNFLEENPKVAKRVISKCLEAARAREAARKARELTRRKGALGSSSLPGKLADCSERNPEFSELFLVEGESAGGTAKQGRDRTFQAVLPLKGKILNVEKARFDKMLSSEEIKTLISALGTGIGKDDFDVAKLRYHKLIIMCDADVDGSHIRTLILTFFYRQMPEIIERGHLYIAQPPLYKVAEGRKEKYLKDDEEYQEFLVQRIQDSWELDIRSNGNKKEHKGARLATFLTKTDQFLRDLDRLSARGYPKDALRTALLHGLTNREALADRKRVQMVAQIIEASGFHAVDVEEDEEHGTSVISFVSRRDGVERRVRFDWELISAAEYRSMHRNKVGMAAIEADEFILRQGDEETQYLTLEETLEAILDGAKKGLSVQRYKGLGEMNAEQLWVTTMNPEKRRLLKVSVEDEVGADEIFTVLMGDQVQPRREFIISNALNVVNLDI